Part of the Cottoperca gobio unplaced genomic scaffold, fCotGob3.1 fCotGob3_160arrow_ctg1, whole genome shotgun sequence genome is shown below.
ATAaggtacatttagctgataatacgcGTTTTCAAACAGCCTCCGTAAGTTGTTGGACGTAAGTACGCAGACGCTGTATGTTGACGTAACGACGTCGCGGACCCGGAAGTCAGCTCGCAGCTGTGTTGTTGtcgcagcagcagctcagctgaTATTTGTCAGAACATCTCTCTGCAGACTGTAACAGACGCTtcacagctgctgttgttgttgttgttgttttgttgttgtttactctCTGCGTCGCCATCATGAACGTGACGCTCGCGGTGAAGCAGTACATCTCCAAGATGATCGAGAACAGCGGGCCCGGGATGAAGGTTCTGCTGATGGATAAAGAGACGGTGAGACTGATACTGGagactatttatatattttatatatatatatataaaaagtataaagaTTGCATAAACCTAGAAATACTgataacactgtgtgtgtgtgtgtgtgtgtgtgtgtgtgtgtgtgtgtgtgtgtgtgtgtgtgtgtgtgtgtgtgtgtagaccaGTATAGTGAGCGTGGTCTACACTCAGTCAGAGATCCTGCAGAAGGAAGTTTACCTGTTTGAACGCATCGACTCTCAGAATAGAGACAGCATGAAACACCTGAAGGCCATCTGCTTCCTGAGACCCACCAAggtacatgtctgtctgtctgtctgtctgtatctcactctgtgtgtctgtctgtctgtctgtctctgtctgtctgcgtgtctctgtctgtctgtcatcctgtctgtctgcctctgtctgtctgtctgtctgcctctgcctgtctctgtctgtctgtcatcctgtctgtctgcctctgtctgcctgtctgtctctgtctgtctgtctgtctctgtctgtcatcctgtctgtctgcctctgcctgtctgtctctgtctgtctgtctctgcctgcctctgtctgcctgtctgcctgtgtctgcctgcctgtctgtctctgtctgtctctgtctacctgcctgcctgtctgtctctgtctgcctgtccgtctgtctctgtctgcctgtctctgtctgcctgtctgcctgtgtctgcctgcctgtctgtctctgtctgcctgtctgtctgcctgtctgtccgtctgcctgtctgcctgcctgcctgtctgtctgtctctgcctgcctgtctgtctgtctgcctgcctgtctgtctgcctgtctgtctgcctgtctgtctgtatgtctctgtctgtctctgtctgtctgtctctgcctgcctgtctgtctgcctgtctgtctgtctgtctgcctctgcctctgtctgcctgcctgtctctgtctgcctgtctgtctgtctgcctgtgtctgcctgcctgtctgcctgtctgtctgtctgcctgtctgtctctgtctgtctgcctgtctgtctgcctctgcctgtctgtctgtctgcctgcctgtctctgtctgcctgtctgtctctgtctgtctctgtctgcctgtctgtctgtctgtctgtgtctgcctgcctgtctgtctgcctgtctgtctctgtctgtctctgtctgcctgtctctgtctgtctgtctgcctctgcctgtctgtctgcctgtctctgtctgcctgtgtctgcctgcctgtctgtctgtctctgtctctctgtctgcctgtctgtctgcctgtctctctctgtctgtctgcctgtctctgtctgtctctctctctctgtctgtctgtctgtctctgcctacctgtctgtctgcctgtctctgtctgtctgtttctctctgtctgtctgcctgtctctgtctgtctctgtctgtctgtgataataatgtttatctgttatctgtgttttctgcaggAGAATGTGGAACATCTGATCCAGGAGCTGCGGAGACCGAAGTACAGCGTCTACTTCATCTGTAAGACTTTAACACTCATCATGTGAACTACAGCAGGGGTTCCAACCTGGGGGGTGGGCCCCAGTGGGGGTCGGTCGGGGTTAACGTCCATGAAGCAGTTTAGAGAGTCTGCAGACTCAGATTCTTCAGTGTCACAGTAATATGCAGTGATGTCCTCTGAGAGTGTGCTTCCTGCAGACGCATCGTTCTGCACTTAATATGGGCGGAAAGTTGTAGCTTTAGTTTATCTGCATTTTGTCTGAgcttattatgtattataagtagttttaaatcattttgtgtgtgtgtgtgtttcagacttcAGTAATGTGATCAGTAAGAGTGAGATCAAAGCTCTGGCGGAGGCTGATGAGCAGGAAGTGGTGGCTGAAGTCCAGGTGAGTCTCTGCAGCTGATTCATGACGCATAATAGTGGGGCAGATATGTGCAATGATTGTGGGTTTGGTGGTAAAAGCACCAAAATTGGCTGGCCTTGTCGCTCAATCCCATCCCCTTCATCAAGCCTACGTAAGTCAATCGGTAATGGTTGGTTGCCCACTTCAAGAAATTTGCTCAAGTTTTCGCCCACAATATCATATCCAACACCAACGTCTGTGCGCTTTGATTCCGCTGGACACTGCAGTGGTTTATCCGAGTGTTCTTGGCATAAGGCACACAGACTCCAGTCTATCGGTTGACACGTGTCTACAGTTGATCGCAATGTCTCACCGTGAACAAGTTTGCATTTTTTCCGTGTCGACATACTTCCCGTTCACTCACCTGCAAAGAGAAGAAATACTAATTATTACAACAAGAAACAATAATTACTTTTGCTTTCCCTTAATTATTGCATGATCCTGCAATTAGCAGAGTGAGAAAGATTCATGATTTTCACCATTTGAATGGCCATCTTGAATTTTAGCATAGAGTTGACCACTATGttaatatatatgcattatttCAACCAAATGATGATTCCATTGGATTCTGCATGTCTGAAAACATACATAAGGATACTTTATTTAAGTTAATAAGTTAACTATTCACAAAGATACAGCAATTAATAGATATTTTCAATTCCGGTGGCGGCCATTTTGAATTCCCGCTCTTTATGGGCTTCTCGAAAAACATCCAGCTTGGTACCATATCTCAAATTAATTAGTACCATCTCGGCATCATATTTGCCAATTTTGGTGCTTTTACCACCAAACCCCCAATCCTGGTGGCTTTTTACACATATCTGCCCCACTATAAAGATTGaacaattcatttattaattcatcAAATATTTGGATATTtgcattaattgattaattgatgtCCTGTGCAGGTGTTTTAAACTGGCGATGACGCTGGATGTTTCCATAGATTTTTACGTATTTTATGATGgcaaataaagttttaaagttttaaagtgtgtgtgtgtgtgtgtgtgtgtgtgtgtgtgtgtgtgtgtgtaggagttcTACGGAGACTTTATCGCAGTGAACCCTCACCTGTTCTCCCTCAACCTGCAGGGAGTCGCCAGGGTGAGAAAACAACTTTCTGTCTCTTGAACTGTTGAAGTTACTGAAGTCGTGTTGGTTTCTAGTATTATCTGGGGACCTCGAGTCGTCTGTGGGTTTAATCctgtcatttgtatttaaagtaaaagaacTGATTTTAGTATTATAGCTgaagtttctgtgtgtgtgttaatatatatatatatatatatatgtgtttatataactgtgtgtgtgtgtgtgttaatatatatgtctttatataactgtgtgtgtgtgtgtgtgtgtgtgtgtgttaatatatatgtgtttatataactgtgtgtgtgtgtgtgtgtgtgtgtgtgttaatatatatatgtctttatataactgtgtgtgtgtgtgttaatatatatgtctttatataactgtgtgtgtgtgttaatatatatgtctttatataactgtgtgtgtgtgtgtgtgtgtgtgtgttaatatatatgtctttatataactgtgtgtgtgtgtgtgtgtgtgtgtgtgtgtgtgtgttaatatatatgtctttatataactgtgtgtgtgcctcaggGCCGCAGCTGGGAGCCCTCCATGTTGTCTCGCTGTACTCAGGGTCTGACCTCCGTGCTGCTCGCTCTGAAGAAATGTCCGATGATCCGCTACCAGCTGTCCTCCGACATGTCCAAACGCCTCGGCGAGAGCGTCAAGGTTTCCACGGCAACACGCTCTCACCACGCACACGTCACGTTTAGCGTTTGATTAACCTCTAACACGTTGATTAAATTCCTCCCGTCAGCAAATCATCACAAAGGAGTACGAGCTGTTTGACTTCAGGAAGACTGAagttcctcctctgctgctgatcCTCGACCGCAGCGACGACGCCATCACACCGCTGCTCAACCAGGTGACCAATCACAGCACGCCATCACACAACGTGCTGCTGTGCTGTTCACATTACATCCATGAGGTTTCATTCTCAAGTGATGTACACGGCTAAATTAACCAGAGTCGTATTAGTGTGTCCTTACCGTGTGTCCTTAccgtgtgtgtcctcactgtgtgtgtcctcactgtgtgtgtcctcactgtgtgtcttcactgtgtgtcctcaccgtgtgtgtcctcactgtgtgtgtcctcactgtgtgtcctcaccgtgtgtgtcctcactgtgtgtgtcctcactgtgtgtcctcactgtgtgtcctcaccgtgtgtgtcctcactgtgtgtcctcaccGTGTGTCCTCACCGTGTGTCCTCACCgtgtgtcctcactgtgtgtgtcctcactgtgtgtcctcactgtgtgtcctcactgtgtgtcctcaccgtgtgtgtcctcactgtgtgtcctcactgtgtgtgtcctcactgtgtgtcctcactgtgtgtgtcctcactgtgtgtgtcctcactgtgtgtctctgtctgtcctgcagtGGACGTACCAGGCGATGGTCCACGAGCTGCTGGGTCTGAACAACAACAGGATCGATCTCTCCAGAGTTCCTGGGATCAGCAAAGATCTGAAGGAGGTGGTTCTGTCTGCAGAGAACGACGAGTTCTACGCCAACGTGAGGCTCAGCAGAGACACCTGaaacctgaaacacactgttATTACTGActaataactgtgtgtgtgtttgtgtgtgtgtgtgtgtgtgtgtgtgtgtgtgtgtgtgtgtgtgtgtgtgtgtgttagaaccTGTACCTGAACTTCGGGGAGATCGGCACCAACATTAAGAATCTGATGGAAGATTTTCAGAAGAAGAAACCGAAAGAACAACAGAAGCTGGAGTCCATCAATGATATGaaggtagacagagagagagacaagtagagagagagacaggtagagagagagacaggcagagagacagacaagtagagagagagacaagtagagagagagacaggtagagagagagacaggtagagagagagacaggtagagagagagacaagtagagagagagacaggtagagagagagacaggtagagagagagacaggtagagagagagacaggtagagagagagacaggtagagagagagacaagtagagagagagacaggcagagagagacaagtagagagagagacaggcagagagagagacaggcagagatacttttttcctgtgttttgtgtcttcaGAGTGcatcacctgtctgtctccctctctgcctgtctgtctgcaggccTTCGTAGATAACTACCCCCAGTTTAAGAAGATGTCGGGCACCGTGTCCAAACACGTGACGGTGGTGGGCGAGCTGTCCCGGCTGGTGTCGGAGCGTCAGCTGATGGAGGTGTCGGAGGTGGAGCAGGAGCTGTCGTGTCAGAGCGACCACTCCAACGCCCAGCAGGTAAACTGCACCTGGTGGAGGAGCGATGACTGAGAACGATGATCCGGCATCAGTGTttctgagcgtgtgtgtgcggcTCGTCTCACCGTctctcctgcttcctgtttgttgCAGAGCGTGCGCCGGCTGCTGCAGAATCCCCGTCTGTCGGAGTTGGACGCCGTCCGCCTCGTCATGCTCTACGCTCTGAGATACGAACGCCACAGCGGCAGCATCCTGCCAGCGCTGATGGACGAGCTGAGCAGGAGAGGCGTGTCAGAGCGCCACCGCAGGGTAACCACGTCATCGCACACGTCACGAGTCATTCACTAAACATGACGTCCTGGTCTGTGTTGGCTTTGATCCACAGCGGCTGAAAAGAGCAAACGACTCGTAGACAGATACAAAAATATGATCTGGATTCTCCTGTTGGTTCAGAACCAGAACAGACGCAGCAGAAACAAGGACAAACCGCCTTCAAAATAAGTTCCCCTCTTTGTCACCGCAAACACTCGCCTCTGATTGGACACTGAAATAAGTGTCAAGACAAACATCACAAAACATGTCCTGGTCTGTGGACgtttaaatagtttgtttatagTATTAAATCCGAAGTTAACGTGTTTGTTGGTTCAGAACCAGAACAGAcgcagcagaaacagaaacaaactcgAGTTTGGCTGAAAAACAAACTTAATAGGATTTTCTAGCTGTGCCgccttcaaaataagagttcCCTACTTCCCTCTTTGACAGCTTCCTCTAGTTATGAAACATTGTATCAAtcttaataaaataatagtaaaagttaccattaaatatatatttatttttaagaataaGCTcagtttatattaataatataaactatatatatatatatatttatatagtttatagtgTAATTCTTCTTCTACAGAAAAGTGATCAATAAGTTCAGAACTGACATAAAACACGTTACGTTCTGTAATATGttgttatatttgtgtattttattctcaAAAACTGAATTTTTCTCCCGTCACCTGTCAGATGGTGAAGTCGGTGGTGGAGTACGGCGGGAAGAGAGTCAGAGGAAGTGACCTCATCGCACCATCAGACGCCGTCGCTATCACCAAACAGTTCTTCAAAGGCctcaaggtacacacacacacacacacacacacacacacacacacacacacacactcacctttcTTTCGTTGCTCCAccttatatatttaatgtttatatttacagtactgTTACTTTAATATTTCTTATGTAAatgctgttagcagccggtgggcTAAAAGCTAACGGAGAttccattgagttacattatgatgcgttcaaatgtaatctggtaaaatgtagtttttagaaacttgaataaatccagttgttAGATTAATTATGAGCTGTACACCTTCCTAACACGAGCTCTAAGCAGCtgataaaacatcattaaactactgatgttttatagttttatcttgtgtgtgtgtgtgagtgtgtgtgtgtgtgtgtgtgtgtgtgtgtgtgtgtgtgtgtgtgtgtgtgtagggtgtaGAGAACGTGTACACTCAGCATCAGCCTCTGCTTCATGACACTCTGGATCAGCTGATCAAAGGTCGACTGAAGGACAGCCAGTTCCCGTACCTGGGAGCCAGCAGCCTGCGGGACAGGTAACACACACCTGATAAAAAGTCACTTCCTGTTGAATCTTCCTagtttaacgtgtgtgtgtgtgtgtgtgtgtgtgtgtgtgtgtgtgtgtgtgtgtgtgtgtgtgtgtgtgtgtgtgtgtgtgtgtgtgtgtgtgtgtgtgtgtgttacaggccTCAGGACATCATGGTGTTTGTGATCGGTGGAGCCACATATGAAGAAGCTCTGACTGTTTACAACCTGAACCGCAGCACGCCGGGGGTCCGCATCGTCCTGGGGGGAAGCAGCATCCACAACACCAAGAGGTGagacacgcactcacacacacacacacacacacacacacacacacacacacacacacacacacacacacacacacacactcacgcacacacacaaattgcaGAGACTCAAAACAgacataaatgtaaaacttcCACATGACCTGGAGGAGATGCAGAAATCTAAAATGACAACGTCTCTTCAGCTGTCAGATGAATGTTTGTTTCCTCGCCCTCAGTTTCCTGGAGGAAGTGATGTCGACGGCGGGTCACAGCGGCGAGAGAGCACAGGGAAGCAGTCGCCATGGCAACAGGCGCTGAACGCCATGaagacgacaacaacaacattccTGCGTCTCCGTCTAAAGTCTCCTTCCGTCTGTGTGCTTTGCTTAATgtttaacttaaaataaaaccaatcaaacatttaatcttcttctttctttgagTTTTAATATCAACAACAAACATCTTTCATTTTAGAGTTTGTTGATTTCAATACTTTCAGTCTGATTTCACttcgttcacttcgctctgcgtcgaccaatcagctcgctgctccctcactgcgagtgggacccagagacCCTCAAACAAACCCTCctatcctgctccaacatggtggaacgacccccccagtgatgtgaggacagcagtcttcacacctgcagactgaacactcacctgtttccactgcacctcgACCCATGAAGAAACTATAGCCCgataaaaactaataaaataaagagtttattatttattttattcatattatgtTTGAAATGATTTTCCTCTTTCCGgttacaatttattttcaaagaaagaagtgtgtgtgtgtgtgtgtgtgtgtgtgtgtgtgtgtgtgtgtgtgtgtgtgtgtgtgtatgtcgcTAGATGGCGCTGTCGGGCTCCTTTCTACCGGAATATAGGTTACTGTGCGCGTCTGCGTGTCAGAGCGCGTGCACGTGGGATGAGAGCGAGAGCatctgcctccacacacacacacacacacacggtaacgGGGAGGATGCTGCCTCGTTGGGTTCAGACAACAGACGCGGAGCTGCAGAAGAACCGGGCGGACTGACGGACACACCGACACCGACACCAGGATCTACCGGGCACCGAGCTACCGGGGCCGGGCCGAACCTCCCGCCGGGCCGAACCTCCTCCCCGTCGGTGTGATTCTCCGGTGAGCCCCGGGGCGGCGGAGCGGAGGGAGGATGAAGAAAAGCAACCAGAGCAGACGGGTAGGAgaaatttaaatattgtattattatatgtatatcatTATGATTTAATACTGTGAGTACCATTCAGAACATCCCATAATAATGTTACAATAGTGTGATTATTATGCAGGGAGAATAATACACTAACACCGTGTTCACTAcatcatgaaacacatttattttattatatcaagcttatattaatacaatatttataacagtcattaatattcatatttttcttttgggtggagcagaatttattttaatattcttaTAATTTACTGTCTTCACAAACATGTGTAATATCCCTTTAAAATGGAACATTGTGTGCAGCTTTGTGTAAATAATTTcacatattattatgttatataatgttcggaaaacatttatattatataaacctATTtactattaaatattaaataattattcagaaTTTACACAGAAACCCTGAATTATCAGGTCTGAGGcaggaaatattaaatatataattataaataaatatgtagaaatgtttttaattgtgaaAATTATCAAGTATTTTATATCATGATTAATAATAgcctatttaaatatttatgaggTTGTTTGTGGtgcaatacaataaaaatatactCATCTTTAGTGACACTAttaatacacacagatacaacataaggatgtaaaaaataaaactgtaaaactcTTCTCTACATGATGTATGAATACATGCATGTTATTGTAAATATAACTCATAATATTCACTTCAGAGGGTTAAACTaccaaaatattatatatattatatatatatatatatatatatatatatattataattattgatgcattaatgaaggtggagctcattttatttactttatatacttctgggtagtttaatatataataatacatcatttattagtttattacaTGTTGTATTAATGATGTGAATctaactaaagctgtcataaatgtagtgcagtaaaactAGCATGACAGAAAAAGATTTCAAGTAAAGTTCCGCTATTTAgcccaccggctgctaacagttAGCAGCTAACAGCCAACACTTTACGGCAAACAGTTGGAAGCTAacatctaacagctaacagctaacagttaacagttaacagcAAACAGTTTACTGCTAATAGTTAAATTAACAGCTAACACTTTACAGTTAACAGTTTACAGCTAACAGTTAACCGCTAACAGTTTACAGCTGACAGCTAATAGTGTATAGCTAACAGTTTacagctaacagttaacagctaacagtttACAGCTAACAGTTTACAGCTAATAGTGtacagttaacagctaacagtttACAGCTGACAGCTAATAGTGTATAGCTAACAGTTTACAGCTAACAGTTAaccgctaacagctaacagctaacagtttACAGCTAATAGTGtacagttaacagctaacagtttACAGCTGACAGCTAATAGTGTATAGCTAACAGTTTACAGCTAACAGTTAaccgctaacagctaacagctaacagctaacagctaatagtgtacagctaacagctaacagttaacagctaacagctaatagTGTACAGCTAACAGTTTACAGCTAACAGTTAaccgctaacagctaacagttaacagttaacgactaatgtttctgtttttacttattctgcatctctttctggttattttgcatctatttttaatcattttgcATTTTCGAGGTGGTTTTGAATcgattttttaaaacaaatcaatgaaaGTGGAGatgatttttcttcttcttaactGCGGCACCTTGTCTCATAGCTTAACTCGTATTTACTGACTTTCTGTAGATGTATTTAAAAAGACGTCCTGGTTCTGCTCAGAGATCTTGATGCTGGTTGATCTGCTGTTTCTGGAGTTTCTCTCTGATTTTCTTGTATTTGAATGTTTCAGGGCGTGCAGGACTCCAGTCAGCCGTCCGTCCAGCAGCCGGAGAAGTCGGGCTGGATCAGAAAGTTCTGCGGCCGCGGGATCTTCAGGGAGCTGTGGAGGAACCGGTTTGTGATCCTGAGAGGAGACCAGCTCTACATCTCTGACAAGGAGGTGAGCACCAGACCTTCCTGTCAAGATGTCtgaagtgaaaaatgtccaaagtgacgtctttaaaagtc
Proteins encoded:
- the vps45 gene encoding vacuolar protein sorting-associated protein 45, with product MNVTLAVKQYISKMIENSGPGMKVLLMDKETTSIVSVVYTQSEILQKEVYLFERIDSQNRDSMKHLKAICFLRPTKENVEHLIQELRRPKYSVYFIYFSNVISKSEIKALAEADEQEVVAEVQEFYGDFIAVNPHLFSLNLQGVARGRSWEPSMLSRCTQGLTSVLLALKKCPMIRYQLSSDMSKRLGESVKQIITKEYELFDFRKTEVPPLLLILDRSDDAITPLLNQWTYQAMVHELLGLNNNRIDLSRVPGISKDLKEVVLSAENDEFYANNLYLNFGEIGTNIKNLMEDFQKKKPKEQQKLESINDMKAFVDNYPQFKKMSGTVSKHVTVVGELSRLVSERQLMEVSEVEQELSCQSDHSNAQQSVRRLLQNPRLSELDAVRLVMLYALRYERHSGSILPALMDELSRRGVSERHRRMVKSVVEYGGKRVRGSDLIAPSDAVAITKQFFKGLKGVENVYTQHQPLLHDTLDQLIKGRLKDSQFPYLGASSLRDRPQDIMVFVIGGATYEEALTVYNLNRSTPGVRIVLGGSSIHNTKSFLEEVMSTAGHSGERAQGSSRHGNRR